One Cucurbita pepo subsp. pepo cultivar mu-cu-16 unplaced genomic scaffold, ASM280686v2 Cp4.1_scaffold000420, whole genome shotgun sequence DNA window includes the following coding sequences:
- the LOC111785255 gene encoding mucin-5AC-like isoform X2 codes for MNRNWRESIAGGRNGSVLSQNRHGHSFTGISRDSDENLDLFSKNRRSLSVAASEDSFDASVKLGRLSFGSVKMAKSGIDDMLSSAEEGKHDYDWLLAPPGTPLFPSSSRNEVQSTVAGPRSSMLVGSSSTTKALRLSVSQSASSNPSRPSRSSSVSRSSVSAPQNSSYSNRSSSILNTSSGSVSSYVRPSSPSTRNSSIARTSTPSSRLTPSRSSTPSRARPSLTSSSIEKPRKTQSSRPSTPSSRPQIPANLSTPAPRSNSRPSTPTRRNSAPSLSSVVGTPSSTGRILSANGRSSTSSSRQSSPSPRVRAAPQPIVPPDFSLDTPPNLRITLPDRPISAGRSRPTPAASVRGSSEPTSTVTMPRRAASPNVSRGRLTDTPGRGRVNTNGHLSDNPESRTLSSSSDLGGRRPVRTSSTSTAESNGYGRSISKKSLDVDIRNGPGIMRSGSGNTLFPHSIRSATSKTPSVTSSNSDAIGTDFQRSSNNNMERGNHFHPDGGENGRFCGSLNHLDMYESSRYESILLKEDLKNTNWLHSADDKTDLSSILDYGFEALPEPFGLL; via the exons ATGAACCGCAACTGGAGGGAGTCGATCGCTGGTGGCCGGAATGGTTCTGTCTTGTCGCAGAATCGCCATGGACATAGCTTCACTGGAATCTCCAGAGATTCTGATGAGAATCTGGATCTCTTCTCCAAGAATCGTCGGAGTCTCTCAGTTGCTGCCTCCGAAGATTCCTTTGATG CGTCGGTGAAATTGGGGAGGCTTTCATTTGGATCGGTGAAAATGGCTAAGAGTGGGATCGATGATATGTTGTCGTCGGCTGAGGAAGGAAAACACGATTATGACTG GCTTCTCGCTCCTCCTGGGACTCCTCTTTTCCCTTCATCCTCTAGAAATGAAGTTCAATCTACTGTAGCGGGACCGAGAAGCAGTATGTTAGTCGGATCGTCTTCAACAACAAAAGCTTTGAGG CTTTCAGTTTCACAATCAGCGAGTAGCAATCCTTCTAGGCCATCTAGGAGCAGTTCTGTGTCTCGATCCTCTGTCTCCGCCCCACAGAATAGTAGTTATTCCAACAGGTCTTCATCGATTCTTAATACAAGCTCGGGTTCGGTTTCCTCTTACGTAAGGCCTTCCTCCCCAAGCACACGCAATTCATCTATTGCAAGAACTTCTACTCCATCCTCACGCTTGACACCATCAAGGTCCTCGACTCCTTCAAGGGCCCGTCCATCCCTCACCAGCTCCTCCATTGAAAAACCAAGGAAAACACAAAGTTCAAGGCCGTCCACTCCTAGTTCCAGGCCTCAAATTCCTGCAAATTTGAGTACTCCTGCACCCCGGTCGAATTCCCGCCCATCTACACCCACTCGACGAAATTCCGCTCCTTCACTCTCTTCTGTAGTTGGCACTCCATCTTCTACAGGGCGTATTCTATCAGCTAATGGACGCAGTTCAACTTCATCATCTCGACAAAGTTCCCCTAGTCCTCGAGTTCGGGCTGCACCTCAGCCAATCGTCCCCCCTGATTTTTCCCTTGATACCCCTCCAAACCTCAGAATAACATTGCCAGATAGGCCAATTTCGGCTGGTAGATCCCGTCCAACTCCTGCTGCATCAGTTAGAGGGAGTTCCGAGCCTACATCAACCGTTACCATGCCTAGAAGAGCAGCATCCCCTAACGTCTCAAGGGGAAGGCTAACAGACACACCTGGAAGGGGTCGAGTGAATACCAATGGACACCTCAGCGACAATCCTGAAAGTAGGACACTTTCAAGTTCTTCTGATTTGGGCGGACGGAGACCTGTGAGGACTTCTTCTACCTCTACAGCAGAAAGCAACGGATATGGAAGGTCTATTTCAAAGAAATCACTTGATGTG GATATAAGAAATGGCCCTGGAATCATGCGCTCAGGTTCAGGCAATACTCTATTTCCCCACAGCATCCGATCGGCCACTTCCAAAACTCCGTCCGTTACTTCAAGCAACTCCGATGCCATCGGTACTGACTTCCAAAGGAGCAGTAACAACAACATGGAGAGAGGGAACCATTTTCATCCTGATGGAGGAGAGAATGGAAGATTTTGTGGAAGCTTGAATCATTTGGACATGTACGAAAGCTCCCGTTACGAGTCGATATTGCTGAAAGAGGACTTGAAGAACACGAATTGGCTGCACAGCGCAGATGATAAAACGGATTTAAGTTCCATTTTGGATTATGGATTTGAAGCTCTGCCTGAACCTTTTGGCCTGTTGTAG
- the LOC111785255 gene encoding mucin-5AC-like isoform X1, with translation MNRNWRESIAGGRNGSVLSQNRHGHSFTGISRDSDENLDLFSKNRRSLSVAASEDSFDASVKLGRLSFGSVKMAKSGIDDMLSSAEEGKHDYDWLLAPPGTPLFPSSSRNEVQSTVAGPRSSMLVGSSSTTKALRLSVSQSASSNPSRPSRSSSVSRSSVSAPQNSSYSNRSSSILNTSSGSVSSYVRPSSPSTRNSSIARTSTPSSRLTPSRSSTPSRARPSLTSSSIEKPRKTQSSRPSTPSSRPQIPANLSTPAPRSNSRPSTPTRRNSAPSLSSVVGTPSSTGRILSANGRSSTSSSRQSSPSPRVRAAPQPIVPPDFSLDTPPNLRITLPDRPISAGRSRPTPAASVRGSSEPTSTVTMPRRAASPNVSRGRLTDTPGRGRVNTNGHLSDNPESRTLSSSSDLGGRRPVRTSSTSTAESNGYGRSISKKSLDVATRHMDIRNGPGIMRSGSGNTLFPHSIRSATSKTPSVTSSNSDAIGTDFQRSSNNNMERGNHFHPDGGENGRFCGSLNHLDMYESSRYESILLKEDLKNTNWLHSADDKTDLSSILDYGFEALPEPFGLL, from the exons ATGAACCGCAACTGGAGGGAGTCGATCGCTGGTGGCCGGAATGGTTCTGTCTTGTCGCAGAATCGCCATGGACATAGCTTCACTGGAATCTCCAGAGATTCTGATGAGAATCTGGATCTCTTCTCCAAGAATCGTCGGAGTCTCTCAGTTGCTGCCTCCGAAGATTCCTTTGATG CGTCGGTGAAATTGGGGAGGCTTTCATTTGGATCGGTGAAAATGGCTAAGAGTGGGATCGATGATATGTTGTCGTCGGCTGAGGAAGGAAAACACGATTATGACTG GCTTCTCGCTCCTCCTGGGACTCCTCTTTTCCCTTCATCCTCTAGAAATGAAGTTCAATCTACTGTAGCGGGACCGAGAAGCAGTATGTTAGTCGGATCGTCTTCAACAACAAAAGCTTTGAGG CTTTCAGTTTCACAATCAGCGAGTAGCAATCCTTCTAGGCCATCTAGGAGCAGTTCTGTGTCTCGATCCTCTGTCTCCGCCCCACAGAATAGTAGTTATTCCAACAGGTCTTCATCGATTCTTAATACAAGCTCGGGTTCGGTTTCCTCTTACGTAAGGCCTTCCTCCCCAAGCACACGCAATTCATCTATTGCAAGAACTTCTACTCCATCCTCACGCTTGACACCATCAAGGTCCTCGACTCCTTCAAGGGCCCGTCCATCCCTCACCAGCTCCTCCATTGAAAAACCAAGGAAAACACAAAGTTCAAGGCCGTCCACTCCTAGTTCCAGGCCTCAAATTCCTGCAAATTTGAGTACTCCTGCACCCCGGTCGAATTCCCGCCCATCTACACCCACTCGACGAAATTCCGCTCCTTCACTCTCTTCTGTAGTTGGCACTCCATCTTCTACAGGGCGTATTCTATCAGCTAATGGACGCAGTTCAACTTCATCATCTCGACAAAGTTCCCCTAGTCCTCGAGTTCGGGCTGCACCTCAGCCAATCGTCCCCCCTGATTTTTCCCTTGATACCCCTCCAAACCTCAGAATAACATTGCCAGATAGGCCAATTTCGGCTGGTAGATCCCGTCCAACTCCTGCTGCATCAGTTAGAGGGAGTTCCGAGCCTACATCAACCGTTACCATGCCTAGAAGAGCAGCATCCCCTAACGTCTCAAGGGGAAGGCTAACAGACACACCTGGAAGGGGTCGAGTGAATACCAATGGACACCTCAGCGACAATCCTGAAAGTAGGACACTTTCAAGTTCTTCTGATTTGGGCGGACGGAGACCTGTGAGGACTTCTTCTACCTCTACAGCAGAAAGCAACGGATATGGAAGGTCTATTTCAAAGAAATCACTTGATGTGGCCACCAGACATATG GATATAAGAAATGGCCCTGGAATCATGCGCTCAGGTTCAGGCAATACTCTATTTCCCCACAGCATCCGATCGGCCACTTCCAAAACTCCGTCCGTTACTTCAAGCAACTCCGATGCCATCGGTACTGACTTCCAAAGGAGCAGTAACAACAACATGGAGAGAGGGAACCATTTTCATCCTGATGGAGGAGAGAATGGAAGATTTTGTGGAAGCTTGAATCATTTGGACATGTACGAAAGCTCCCGTTACGAGTCGATATTGCTGAAAGAGGACTTGAAGAACACGAATTGGCTGCACAGCGCAGATGATAAAACGGATTTAAGTTCCATTTTGGATTATGGATTTGAAGCTCTGCCTGAACCTTTTGGCCTGTTGTAG